The Lolium perenne isolate Kyuss_39 chromosome 6, Kyuss_2.0, whole genome shotgun sequence genome segment TCTCTGTATCTGGCTCATTTGAATCTCGCCATTCAGAAGATTTTCTTATATTATGCAATTGTTATTTAGATCATACTTGATGTGTAACAGAGATATTTTAATTTCTTGCTGTATTATGTCTCTTAAACTCATGGACATTTTTTTTCCCTTTGTTTTCTTCTCTTACAATATATTTAACCAGGTGGTTGTTTGCAAATGTGAATATAGTTATTCACATATTTTTTGGCATATGCTTTGATTGTTGCCCTTGATTGTATTGTCTTGCCAAATGTACTTGATTAGCCCCTTCTGCACCATTTTTAGCCGTCTTGCCTGTTAGTCATGCGCATATTTTCAAGTTCAATCATTTGCTTTTACTCATGCAGTCTGTTTATCACTCCAGCTGGTTTCATTGCTATCCCCATTTGCAGCGATTCACCCTGAGTATATTGTTTCTGGCTGCACGCAAATTTATTCGTCCCAGGTGTTTATATTCGTGCTCTTATTTCCCTTGTGTGCATGTTATTTTCTCAACATTCTAAATCTCTCGGGGCATGCAATGATTGTTGGTTTCACATGCATCTGATATCAGTATAATTATGATTGTTGGTTTCACATGCATCTGATATCAGTATAATTTGTTGTACTATTAGTGATGGCACTTGTTCCACCAGACCCGACCACTGTCTGGCCATTTGTTTTATCTGATAATACAGCATAAGAAGGTTGTAGGGGCATATTCTAGCACTGTAGAGCTAGTATTTTCTTGTATTTGATTTTGTTAACTACTGGAGTGGAATTGGCCATGGCGATGACCATCTTCTGTTGTCTTCTATGTTTGCAAAAAGGATTTTGTGGAAGTTCGGACTATCCCTCGAAATGCGCATGTTTTAGTTTTTTTCTGTTACTTTGTTACGCTTATCTAGCACTTCGTGTTTACCTTCTATTCCACCAGCTTTGAACAAGTGGGGGAAAGCAAGGTTGGTTATCACTGTTGTTGAACGATACCCCCACCACGTTATTTCGAATACATCAGATATTCTTCTTTTGAAACCTGAAGTTGTATAGCTATACTTTAGGTAGCCTCCAAAGGCGCCGCGAATTTTGCGCGCACAACGGCACCCGCCTTTCCATCCCCTGTGCAGGGTTTAGCTGAGCACTAATACCTTATTATTAGCATTATAATCTACAACGATGATCCGGTGATTAGATCTTTTCCTTGCTGACTAAACTATTGACCTGCTATCTTGTTTCAGCATCCCCAGATACTGCGCGCTGGGTGTCTGCTGTTGGGCATGCAGGGCAAGCGTCTCCCATGTGCCTGATGCCGCGGCTGTGGCTGCGGGCAATTCCGTGCGCTATTCGGGCCGAGAGCGACGGACGATTTGTGTTTGTGGATCGCAGAGCTGGAGTACCTGTTCGTGCACTAAAGCTTGGTCATGGCTCCTTTTCCAGTTCATGCTGATGTCCCTGCCTTGCTTGGGCTTTCTTCTCTCCGTCGCTGGCTTCGCTTTCGGATGGTGTTACCATTAATGGGtcagctgttgatgcattgtgaGCCAGCTAATCGGGGGCCTCTTACGCTGTTGTGCTGGTTCCAGCTTCGCTGTGCTGAGAAAGGGTACGCGTTGTAAAAAGAAGAAACATGATTCTTTTCGAATAGTCGTATATACTCCATACTGTAATTTTCTTGACGATTCTTTTATGTCTTCTTCTTTTTCGTTTTATATGTACTACTAGCAATATGCGATATTATTCTGGAGATTGCTTACTGCGTGTTGTAAAAAGAATCATGTCAAAAACCGGGTCATTTCTTCAGGAAGGTATTCTGATCTAACTAATTCTTGTCATCATCCGGCCGCACCCAACCGTAGACAAGCTACGTGGTTAGATGATGAGTTCCATCTTCTCCCGTACTGATCGAAAGATAAGAGAACCCTGCCAAACAAATTAGGTCGAAACAGAAAGCTGGTGGTACACCGTTGGCCGCGAACCTGGAAATCTGAGTACCCATGCCCGCCTTCTGTTGATTTTAACAAACAATTGAACAGAGATACAGTTGTGTATAAACCGTAGATAACATAGGAGATGGCATATCTAGGTTGTAGATAATTTGCATCTTCGTGTTTGACCAGGTCAGCCCTGTGGAGGATGGAAATGGCAAGTTGGCGAGAAGGATTTATGAATCGCCGGGCGAACCACCACCGTCCTCCTgcccccttctcctcctcccCTGTATGTATGTACGTAAGGTAGGTGAGAGTGTTTTTAAGCTTTGAGCTGTTCCTTTGGCTCCATCCTCCTTTCCATAAAAAGCACAGCACATTCCACAACTACCAGCTTGCCTTGCTTGCGCCGTTCCGTCCCGTGGCCTCACAGTAACAGCTGTGTGTCCTGTCCTGCGTCTTCTTCTTCTGTTGTGCTCTGCCCTGCCCCTTTAATTAGGACGCTGTCTGCAGGTTCCTGGCTTCTGAATCCCCAATCATAACAAGAACCAtcctgctgccgctgccgctgcctctCTCTTTTCCCCTTCTCATTTTCTCTAGCGATCGATCAAGATTGAAGCGAGAcagaaggaagaagaaagaagaggagGGAAGAAGAGAGCAGGATCAGCAGAGAAGTTGTCGCTCTGATCGGTTCTTCAGCAGGCATCATCGTTTTCTAATGGCCGTGAGTATCTCCATCTCAGTACCTTCACATCATTACATGTCTCTTCTCTCTGTGCTTACTGGTGCTTTACGGTTTACCTAGTGGTGCATGCGCGCATGCTTCGACACCGCCATGGCTGCTTGATTCTGCATTTCTTATTTTAAATGTTTTTTGCTCATGATTAGCTACATTTGCATAATGCTTTCGGCCTTCTCGGTTAAGTAATCTGCCGTACGCAGGGTGTGTGTAGCGTGGAATTGACCATTGTTAGGTATGGAACGATCTGAATCATGGGCGGCGCCTCCGGCCCCCATGAACCCATGTGCGAGCAGCAAGTTGGCAACACGCGTTGGCGTTGGGTAGCGGCCATGATTATGTATGGTTTATAGTTAGGCAGCAGCACCAGACACCCGTTCGGCTCACGCATCTGGACTCGATCGGGCACATGGCGCCAACATGATCCACGATCAGGCCGATCATGACCGGCGAAGGGATAACCCGATAATGGCGTTTCTCAAGAATTCTCGACAACAGAGAAAGGGGAATGGGGTTTGCTTCGTTTGGGCAGGACGACGATTGTTTAGACGTCAAGGCCACTCATGCCTGCTGGTCTACAACGCATCTGGCTGGTCGACGATGTGTGGCTATCCTTGGCCAACGGGGTTTGACATTTGCAGTATAAGTGACGGTTGACGTGGGCGTGCTACTCTTTCCGTCTTATCGCTTTGGCGAATACGCGTACACCGTTTAGCTCTTCTTAGCTGGGTTTTGCTTGCTCTGATCTTGGCTGTCATGTCTAGTTGTCTACTTTTATGCATGTCATGAATTTTCAACCGGTCAGGAAATGTCTAGGTATAGATCGAAAAGATTTTGCTAATTCTACgtcaactctttgttcatgtaaaTTACTTTTCTATCAATGAATTACGTGattgctcaaaaaaaaaaaaaactctcgACGATTCGTGCTAGCTATTAGTTGCAGCTGACATCTTCTCAATTGTATGTGGTTTGCAACAAAGGTTTTTTTTATCTCGTTCTCGAGAAAATACCCGTGGGCATCGGTATTAACGGAAATACCGATCCAAATGCCTCCGACACTTTTCAAACCAAATTTAAAATTTTATTTATAAATTCTTCAAATTTGAGTGAATTACAGAAAATTGGTAAGTACCGGCCTTTTTCTTTTTACCGGTGGGTACCAAAAAATGTTACCGGCACACGAGATTTTGAAAATATCAACCGAGACAAAGAAAAAACCCTGTTTGCAACTAAGCTTTCACTACTTGCACATATTGCTTTGTGATCCGTGTTGATCATGATTCATGACTGATGTCCGTGAAAAAATAGATCTCACCGTTGTGATTTATGTCTGTATGGGTTGGAAATGATTTTTTTTTGGTGATTATGTAAAATTTGACTTGCATAAAAAATTATGCGCAACATACTATTATTCACATGAGGGAGTATAAAAATTATACAGTAGTTTTTTTGATTTTGAGTTTTCAGCTAGCGAGAAAATGTACTCCAGATTCTCATGAAACATTCAACGCATTAAGATTGGTGTGTACGTGTGTGCAGGGGACAGCGGCAGTTCCAAAGTTCGGCTCGTGGGACGCCGAGAACATCGGCTACACCGTCTTCTTCGAGAAGGTGCGCGAGAACAAGACCGCGCCGGTGCcggccacggcggcggcggcgcccaaGGGGCACGACGACTACGAGTTCGACCCCTACGAGCACTACGAGAACCTCAGCAGGAAGGCGGCCTCGCGCCCGGCGAGCTCGCACGGACAAAGCCACGGCCACGCGGCGCCGGCGCAGTACTACGACAACCCGAGCAGGAACGCGCCCTCGCGGCCGGCAAGCTCGCACGGCCAAGCGGCGCCGGCGCAGTACTACGACAACCCGAGCAGGAACCCGCCCTCGCGGCCGGCGAGCTCGCAGGGCCACGGGCACCCGGCGCCGCAGCAGCACTACCCGGGGCAGCACGGCAACGGTGGCTACCACCGGCGGAATGGGAGCAACGGCAGCAGCGCCGCATCCGAGGTCAGCAGCCGCGGCAGCAAGTTCTCGCCGCCCAGGCCGTACCAGCCGCGGTACGGCAACAACAACAGCGGCGGCAGCTACCCCCAGCCCCAGCAGCAGTACGCCGCCCCAGCGCCGAGGCACCACCAGCATCAGCACGCCGCGCCGGCGCCGAGGGTGGCCGCCTCCCCGCCGCGCCACGCGCCCCCGCCGGTGAACGAGCGCCGCCCGGGCCAGGTCCGTGCCGCCAAGGCCCCCTCGGCCGTGCCCAGGTTCGGCGTGTGGGACGAGCAGAACGCGGCGCAGGGCTTCACGGTGCAGTTCGAGAAGGTGCAGCGGCAGCGGGAGGTCGCCAAGGTCGCCGCGCCGGAGGTGCCGCCGCCGAGGCAGCAGCTCTCGCCGGACCGGGCGGCGCCCACGTGGGGCCGGCCGCTGAGGAAGCCCAAGAAATCCTTCCTGTCAAAGGTACGTAAACGAGTAAACGTGACAGTGTGACACGCTGCGATTTACAGTGGCGGCTAGAATTCACTTTCACTGCATTTTAAATTCAAGCAGAATACTTTCGCTGCTATTTACGCTGCATTTTTACAGTGGAACAGAATTTGATTTTACTTTTTTTGTGTGCAGGTTTACAGGTGCCTGTTCCCAGTGGTCAGACACTGATCGAGCAGCTGGATGATAATATTAATCCAACCTTAAGGAGTGCTATACTTTTTGATCGCATACGTGTTTTCAGACAGGAACTCTGTACTGTACACAGTATTTCATTTGTTCATTTGTTTTTCATCATATATATAATCCATGTATATCGATAAATCACAGCAAGATAAAATGACTCGGCGTATTTACATATACTCCGCGTGTGTATTTTGCGTGCCAGTGTCCACGTGTGTATTATGTAACAATCCGATATGTTGGTCGACCTTCGAGGGCATGtttggtactccctccgtccaataATCATTAATGCAAGTCGGAAGGttcgtctaaatttgaatgtatcatTAAAGAGTGTCTAGATATAATTAAATTCAGATGAATTTTTAACATCTAAAAATGAGCATAGGTAGTACTAGTTAGCACCAGATTTTGCGCTCCCGAGGCAGGCATTGGCATGCCCTGTCCAAAACTTGACTTGTGTCATATTGTCCATTTTGATTGGTACATAGATGTCACTTTGTTTGGCTGGCTGCAAAACAGAGATGGTTTGATAGCCCACTGTATTACCTAGATGTGACGTTGGTATTACCTGTTATCTACTAATCAACATCACTCGTACTTCCTCCGTCTAAAAATAGGTGTCTAAATTTTATCTAGATACAGATATATCTCTAACTAAAATGCTTATAGATATATCTACATCTAGATAAAAATGAGACACCTATTTTTACACGGAAGAAGTATGAGACACCCATCGATTAACAACTCATAGATGGTGGGGTCGTGGAAGGGGCCATAACAACGGCTCACGGCGAGGATAAGGCCACACTTGCGCAACGTGTCAGCGGACAACAGCGAGAGCACCGTCGTTCTCCTTGCCTCCATGAGTGGATCTAGGTTGGACAAGAAACTCTCCATAGCAGCGTCGTTGGCTACGGGGTCGCGAGGGATGGTGGCGGCTCTAGGTGGCGCCATAGGTACACGATCTCGTGAATCGGTCGAGGCACATGCGCAATCTTGTTCATGTCGGCACCACGGTCCAAGACCGGGCGCGGGCTACCATAAGTGCCACCGTGGTGAACTCCGACAAGGCGAATGGTGAGGGCGACTACCGCGTGGCCTAGGACTTGGTGTGGTCGCACCACCGCAGGAAGACTGCGATGCTAGCATGGACCTGCATGCGACATCGAAGAAGATCCCCTTAGATATCGTCGAAAGGAGTACCCCGAGGATGAAGTGGGGGTTATGGTCCGCCAGGAGAAGGGCCGCTGAGAGGGCAATGTCGGCTAGGGGTCCGCGGCGAGGCCGCTCTCGCCCGCTCGACGATGGAAAGATTATATATCATGTCTAGTTAACGTCAACATGTTTGGATATCACGTCTAGCGAACTCAATATATTTGTACACAACCTATTTTTTTTGCAGGTCCTTTCTCTGCATTGCTGTAAGTTGCAACTGCTGCAACTCCAAGTTTTACATTCTATAGCccgatgagaaattcaaattctagatTGCAAAAATTCATGTTTATTGTACACAACATAATTTCTTCTCTTTTGTAGCGATTTGGCATGTGCACAGCAGTCTTTTTCAGTTTAAGCTGAACAGAAGGGACACAAATTAAAAAATTGAGCCTGTCAGACAACCTGTGGGCCACCCTGACTCAACCTAGCTGAGCAGGAACGATCCTCTACAGCCATGGATCAGCGGCAACTGGTCCGAGCTGTTAATCACGCTCTGGCCCACAGGTCAGATGTCATCAACCAAGCTTAAGTGCTTGCCTCCTTATTAGTCAAGGATGCAACGGTACGATCCTATAGAACAGATCCTGTTCAAGTAAGGTCGTGCTGGGTGGGCGAGAACACTCTATTTAAGCTGGTCGAAACTTTCCTCCACTTCCGAGGTGGGACTATCTTTGCTCCATTCAGCCACTTCGTATTGATGTCGGGCTTTTCTGCCGAATGCGAGGCTTCTAAATGGGCTTCGATTGGAAAGCCCATCACAGCACCTGGCTGCCGTGACGCTTTAACCGTCGCTCGCAGGCCTCCAGTCCCCTTCGCCGCTCCCACCTTTCTCTCTTCCTCGCCGGTGGCGATGGTTCCTCAGGGCCAGAGCAGCTCACTGCAGCGCCTCCACCACGTTGAGAAGGTGACCCGCGCAGCTAAATTTCGCGCTCCTCTTCTCTAGGCCGATTGTTCGGTTCTTGAATCCTGTAGCGGCTACGTGTTTGTTTGTCTGTTTGTGCCTTTGCAGCGGATAGTGCTGGTGGTGGAGCTCGCAGGGGCGGTCATGGAGGAGCAGGGAAACTCGCCAACTGGGGACCCAAATATTGAAGAGAGGTTGTATTTTCAAGCAGCCGCTTTCTGAAGTACTCAAACGGTGCCAGCAACAAAGCAGTAGAAATCCGTTGCAGTTTGGAGTAGTTTGTGCTGGACAGCAGGGAGTAGACCAACTAAggtatatgtgggatgtgttcaATTTGTTAGTGCTTATCTGTGAATGCAGTACTCTAACATGTTGATGCTGTTGAACAAAATTTATTTTTCTAAAAATGGAATGAGATATTGTTGGATTGACTTGCCTCTTTTGCTTGCATATTAGTGCTTGGCTGCTCAATCCTCTGTTAGCCTGACTGCCTGGTTAGATTTTAGGGCATCAGGGGCATCCTAGTGTTACTGACATTCTAGCAGGCAGTGCTAGTTACAATGGCAGCAAGAGCTATTCTTTACAACCAGATTCAAGTAAAAACCTTGCAACAATCAATTTCCTAACTTGAAGCACTCTTCCTTGAACCACCTCTATCATGGTAGAAGTATCGGAAGTGAGGACAAAATTGAACTTGTTTTGTTAGAGCACTCTATCCTAAAATAAATCAGTGCTGATTAGTTGAGCAAACTATACCGTGTCATTCTCATTTTCTGGTACCAGTATATATTTGATTGTAGATATCAAGAAAAAAGTGTAAGGTAGGACATCTGATAGGCTATAATTGAAAGCAACATGTTGTATTAATACTGATGGTCTGAAGAAGATTTGTTCTCTTGGGACCATATGTTTTGAGAAAACACTAAAAATCTGTGATATCTGTATCTGGCtcatttcaatcttgtcattcagAAATCAGAAGATCATACTTTATATCTTATGGACATATAGTTTTTTTTTGTGTTGAACTGTATTATGTCTCTTCATGTCATGGTACCTCTGGTTTTCTTCTCTTACAACTAATATAGCCAGGTGGTTTTACTTGTGTGGTCATCTACAAATGTGAATCTAGTCATACACAGATTGTTTCGACAGATGGTTTGATATTTGCGTCTCTTGATTGTACTGTCTTGCCAAATGTAGTGATTACCTCCTTTTGTACCAATTGTTTGTCATGTTGGATTTTATTGTTCATTTACCTGTTGTTGCAACATGACGTCTTGGCTGTTAGGATATATTTGGTTAGTGCCCACAATAGCCCTACCAAATATTGGCAAGAGTTTGCTTTCCAATTTTTTGGGCAAGAAATCGTCCACCCTCATTTGGCCAACTATTTGGCAAGAATCCGTGAGAGGGAGGGGTGGGTGGACATCCATTGTCAACCATTTTTTTTTGCTACAAACCAAACAGTGACCAAAATATGATAGACAATCAATTTTTTGGGCAGGGCTACTTGCGGCGCACCAAACCATACACACCCTCAGCTGTGTGCATATTTTCAGGTTTGATCATTTGATTTACTGCAGCCAATTCCATTGCTATCTCCGCTTACAGTGATTTGCTCAGTGGCTCGGGATTATTCATACATTGTTTTCCGCCTCATGTAATTTTTATCAGTGCATATGTTTACATGACATGCCTACTCTTATTTCTCTTGGGTCTACATGGTTCTCTCTCCAATCTGGACCTCTTGGTGCATGCAATGATTGTTGGTTTCACATGCATCTGATTTCTGTAGAACTTGATGTACTATTATTTGATGGCACTTGTTCCACCACCCCGACCACTGACTGACCACTGGTCTCCTTGGATATCGTCGAAAGGAGTACCGTGATGACGAAGTGGGGGTTGTGGCCCGCCATGAGAAGGGCTGAGAGGACAATGTTGGCCAGGGGTCCGTGGCGAGGCCGACGGTGAGGCCGTTGTCGCCTGCCCGACAATGGGCATATTATATATCACTAGGTGAAAAGGCACGCTTCGCCGCCGCCTGCACTTTGTTCTGCCACATATTGAGCTTTTTCTCAGAAATAATAGTAGTTGAAAAGATTCATTTATAACCTGTTTTAACTAAGAAGAGACAAAAAAAATAAAGCAACCTTATAAATAACATTGGTCATATATATGATTGTTTATGACTAATTAATTGGTAACATCGCATGTAAAATTAGCATGTTGAAACTGCATCTAGTCTCATGATAGATAATGGAGGTTGTCTTGAAAAAAAGATCTGAAACAGGGAAAGGTCACATGAGGATCGACTTTGGTTTAAAGTAATCCAAGACTATACATGACCATTTGGTGATGAGCAAATAGTTCCACGAGATAGTGTTCAGTGTATTTATCTAAGAAATCAAGAAATACTGAGAGCGTATTTGTTTGCTTTACATGTAAATAGTTCCAGGAGTATTCATCTGCCTTTGTATCTATTTGCTCCAAATAATTTGCAGCATCATTTAATAATGGTGAGACGGCAATGTAACTAATTTCACACAAAGGACTATATATCAATGAAAGTTACTGTCAAATGTCAGGAATTTTGGGTGATTTTAGATATAAACCAAAACATACATTTGTGCACTGACAGACCAAGAAGACCATGTTCATTATGTGTATGAGGGTGCTATCCACAAAAACTGTAAAAGGAAACAGAGAGACGATGTTATGATAAACAAAATCAGGATCATATTATAGTACCTTCGATAAGGACATGTCTACTTACACACGATACTGGGTTGGGCAAAAAATTTAGAGCCTGTCAGACAACCTGTGGGCCACCCTGATTCAGCCTAAGCTGAACAGGAACGATCATCTACAGCCATGAGATCAGCGGCAACTGGTCCGAGCCGTTAATCACGCTCTGGCCCACAGGTCAGATGTCATCAACCAAGCTTAAGTGCTTGCCTCCTTATTAGTCAAGGATGCAACGGTACGATCCTATAGAACAGATCCTGTTCAAGTAAGGTCGTGCTGGGTGGGCGAGAACACTCTATTTAAGCTGGTCGAAACTTTCCTCCACTTCCGAGGTGGGACTATCTTTGCTCCATTCAGCACTTCGTATTGATGTCGGGCTTTTCTGCCGAATGCGGGGCTTCTAAACGGGCTGAGATTAGAAAGCCCATCACAGCACCTGCCTACCGTGCCGTCGCTCCTCGACCTCCAGCAGTCCCCTTCGCCGCTGTTCTCACCTTTCTCTCTACCTCGCAGGCGGCGATGGTTCGGCAGGGCCAGAGCAGCTCACTGCAGCGCCTCCACCAGATCGAGAAGGTGATCCGCGCAGCCAGATTTCGCGTTCCTCTTCTCTAGGCCGATTGTTCGGTTCTTGAATCCTGTAGCGTCTACGTGTTTGTTTGTCTGTCTGTGCCTTTGCAGCGGATAGTGCTGATGGTGGAACTCGCAGGGGCGGTCATGGAGGAGCTGGGAAAATCGCAGGGCACCCTCACCGAAGCCGTAGCCTTCCAGTGCTGCAAGTTCATGCTCTCTGTGAAGGTAGTCCCCCATCCTGTATTCCTGTTTGGCCCTTGCTGGCTTGCTCATGGCTGGAAAAGGAGGGGGCATGAGGGATATTGGAAATTTGGACGCACAAAAGATATAAAGTGGACAGGGAGTTGTGAAAATAGTTAGCAGACTATATAAGACATGGCACTGGTTCTGATTTCTGAACCTGAAGCTGTGTTGGTGTAGTACTGTAACTGTTAAGCCATGACTACTTGTTAGAAGTTTGCTTTCATTGCTTGCTCATGATAGTTCAGTTTTCTTAATGCTGGAACTTCGAATGGCATGCTTCGTAGTGCTGATAAATACATTTTAGGTTGCTTACTTCAGTGCACCACCTTATTTGATTTCATATAAAGCTATAACATTGCGATTGCTACAGTGCTACTGTTCTGAACTACAACTAGTCGAATGTTCTTTTCTATATCTCTTTATATTGCGCCAAAATTTGGATCCTGTGCTGGCGGAAACAACTGCTTATGATGTTCAGTAGTAATATTCCGGTATTTAATGTTGTCTGTCTCTGTGCACCTCTGGTTGAGCAAAATTCTGCTGTGACCCAATGCTTCATCCCCTTCCACCAAAAATACTAGTACCCAGATATGCAAACTGATTAATCAATTGCATTCTTACGACTTTTCTCGGCGTTAAAGTTTTGTTAGACACACAATATTTTCTATGAATGGCGCATGATAAATTGTTCGTATATGGTGGCTGGAGCAGGAAATCCAAACAACATTGCGCGAGGAAATAAA includes the following:
- the LOC127307521 gene encoding mediator of RNA polymerase II transcription subunit 11 isoform X1 → MSGFSAECGASKRAEIRKPITAPAYRAVAPRPPAVPFAAVLTFLSTSQAAMVRQGQSSSLQRLHQIEKRIVLMVELAGAVMEELGKSQGTLTEAVAFQCCKFMLSVKEIQTTLREEIKSAYVYRPFEKCDCSARTANEICCKKLEYVNEKMDSMQLSIEQSTNEV
- the LOC127307521 gene encoding mediator of RNA polymerase II transcription subunit 11 isoform X2, yielding MVPQGQSSSLQRLHHVEKRIVLMVELAGAVMEELGKSQGTLTEAVAFQCCKFMLSVKEIQTTLREEIKSAYVYRPFEKCDCSARTANEICCKKLEYVNEKMDSMQLSIEQSTNEV
- the LOC127307519 gene encoding uncharacterized protein, whose product is MEMASWREGFMNRRANHHRPPAPFSSSPVCMYVRFLASESPIITRTILLPLPLPLSFPLLIFSSDRSRLKRDRRKKKEEEGRREQDQQRSCRSDRFFSRHHRFLMAGTAAVPKFGSWDAENIGYTVFFEKVRENKTAPVPATAAAAPKGHDDYEFDPYEHYENLSRKAASRPASSHGQSHGHAAPAQYYDNPSRNAPSRPASSHGQAAPAQYYDNPSRNPPSRPASSQGHGHPAPQQHYPGQHGNGGYHRRNGSNGSSAASEVSSRGSKFSPPRPYQPRYGNNNSGGSYPQPQQQYAAPAPRHHQHQHAAPAPRVAASPPRHAPPPVNERRPGQVRAAKAPSAVPRFGVWDEQNAAQGFTVQFEKVQRQREVAKVAAPEVPPPRQQLSPDRAAPTWGRPLRKPKKSFLSKVYRCLFPVVRH